The DNA region agggaaaagagatgtgAGATGTAGAAAGAAGTGATGAGTCCCGCCTCCTTCTTTCCAACGGGCCCAGATGAACTTACCTTACATGAGCCTAGGATTCTTGTCCTTACAGCCATAGAAATGGAAGGCACAGTGTGTGGTGTGAACTCTATTTCCATTGTGTTTTTCAAAGCAGTCACAATGTGGTGCAGAGGGAATACCCTGTGTTCAGAGGGAGAAGTCAGTGCTAACAAACTAGTCATCACTTTACCTTCATGTTGTATCATGGCTCCTTCAGCAGATTTCTTCCCTCTGACAATCACTGCCATTGCCTCCCAGGATGACCCAGCTCCCCTTTCCTCAGGGTGTAGCTACAGGAGTTTCTGCTTGAAAGAGGAGGGGTGAACAACTGTTCTAAAGAAACCAATAGACACAGCATCTCATTCACAACAAAGAATTTAAAACATCTCATTTACACAAGTGTGCCAGCAGTGCCAATATTACAACAGACCTTAATGTGTCATTAGGTTTGGTGACTTCCACTTCATCCTGCCATAtgtcctccgtgtgtgtgtgtgtgtgtgtgtgctcgcaagAGCGTGCATGCCAGTCCTTGGTCtttaacacagggcctgggccccgtccctgagctcttgtgttcAATCTAACACTCTACtagtgagccacagctacacttttggCTTCACCTCCACCATACACTGAATACTTGAAAACCTTCCAAGCATCTCTGTAAGGAAGATGATGGTACAAGTTGGCAGAGATGGGGTAAAATGTTGTCTTCCCCATGGCAGGTCTACTCCATgccagattttttctttttacttttttcttcagatcctggggcttgacctcaaggcctggccactgtccttgagcttttgtactcaaagctggcactctaccacatgagccagagcatcacttccagctttttggtaattaactggacacaagtcttacagacattcctgcccatgctcacttcaaactgcgatcctcagatctcagacacctgagtagctaagattaaagctATGAGCCACCTACACTCGGCAcgacatttttttctaaaagttttcctatcacaaaaagaaagaaaaaacatttccCTTAACAAGATGTGATTATTCCTGTTTTACACAGAAACATGAAGCTCAGGAAGGGTGCAGCATTCATTTTAAGCTAAAGACCCAAACGGAGGAACGTGGCGATGGCGGCAGAGGTGGGAGAAGCAGGCGGGAGGTGGGGGATGGTTGAGCCCCTTGACCACTAGACTCCACCCCTCACCCACTGGCTTAATGACTGGCCACAAAACTCAGTGGGCATGCCTTAAAGGATGTAATCACGTTCCTTATTGGCCTGGGGGATATGAATGCAAGAAGCACCGTGATTGGTGGATCATAGACCAATGGAAAGGCCATACAGTGTCCTCGAGGCAGCAATTCTCGCGATATTTGACGCAGGCTCTTGTGACTCCGGTTGTGATGGTAACTATAAAGACCACACTACAGTTCGGTGACCAGGCCAACTGTCTCCTCGCAAGCTGGACTTTGAGGACATGAGCTCTCACCGTGAGATGTTTGGTCGGGGACGCGGTTTTGGCCCAGAGGGTGGGAAGCGCTCTGGTATATATAAGATCGGTCGCAGACCCATCCGTGCACCCGGCCTCGCCCGTGAGTCCGGGCTTCCACAGATAGCAGGCCTTATCCGTGACCCGGGGCCACCACAAACAGACAGGGTCCTCCCTCGCATAGATGGAGGCCTCCCACAGATAGGCCTCCCTGGACCCCAACTCTCCGACTACAATTCAGAGTCTGAATTAGAAGTGATATTCTCAAGAGGAGTTGAATTTCAGGGTGACAGAGATTCTAGCTCCTTCGCAGAAGACAGGGATGGTGCTAAGTCCCCACTGTTCAATTTCATTGCCGAGGATACAGGCAAGCAGCACTCTACCTACCAGGTGGCCCGAAGCCAACTCAAATTCCCCATGTGGGAAAGCAGCTCTTCCATCCTGTCTGCCCCTTGGGCAGAAGCAGCCCCACCCCCTAGGGGAAGACGAATACTGGTTCCCAGGGGGAGAAGCATAACGATCTCTAGCCAAATGGGAGCAGAGCAGGCCTCTGCCACCCTTCAGCAGCCCAGTAGGCCCAAGACTCGAAGGGCCTGGAAGGAGAGAGATAGAGGCAGGGAAGTTAGCAGGATGTTCAGTCAGAAAGACCAGCGATCCTCCTCCGACACTGATAGTGAATGCAGTAGGAGGCCACGGACCAGGCGGTCCCGTAGACAGAATTGTAGAAGCCAGGTCTATTCTGACAGCCCCAAGGAATCAGAAAGCAAAACTGGAAGTTCtgatgatgaggatgaagataTTTTCTATTCAATGCCTGGAAATTTGCTGCCCTCTTCACCCCAGGAACCAAAGACTatcaaagaaaagcagagagttCTAGAAGAAACTTCCTGTAAGATAAAACAAAGTGTGACCAGGGAATGCCCAGAAGCAGTTTCTGCTGCAGGTGATATGCCCAGAGGCAACCTTACAAAGAATATAGCTATGGAGAAGAAACTTCCAGAGGGTCCTTTAAGAGTTACACTGGGAAGAAACACCCCTTCTTGGAGGCAGATAATGAAGACACCTCCCCTGGAAGCAGCTGCATTACCACCTATCTTGGGTATTCCTCCATGTGGGGGTTCCAAGGCAACTTCTACTCTGCATCCTGGACCAAAGCAATACAAGCAAGGCAATACTTTGAAGAGATTTGGGGCTTGGAAAAGAAGGAAGTCCTACCCAGTGGCTAGAGAAGTTGATGAGGGAAACAGAGATCCTGGTCAGCAGGTCCAGGTGAGTAAAccattcccccccccaccatgcacCTGCCTCCACAAGTTCACACATCAACTTTCCATCTgcttttttggccaatcctggggtttgaactcagggcatgggcactgcccctgagcttcctttgctcaaggctagcactctagcacttcagccatagtgccacttccagttttttgtttttggtaggatatggggcttgaactctgggcctgggccaggccttgagctcttcagcttgaggCTAAGGCTCTGCTGACTTGAGGCACAGCATTActtccctggctttttctgtttatgtgttactgaggaattgagcctagggcttcatgcatgctaggcaagtactctatcctgacccacattcccagctctccctCTGCTTTTTGTCCTGGGGTTGTAACTGGTGGCCCATAGTCATTAGGATGCCCAGTCCAGAGTCCTTGTTGTATGGAGATATCACATGAGCACGGTAGGTGCTAGTCAGGGTTTTCCAGGTTCTTTATTTTCTGCCTCTCCTGACAGGGGCTGGAATGGAAAGAGGGATGGCTGCTAATTTAAGTCTGGAGTCTGCTTACAGTCTGAGCAGTGCAGCTTCAGTATCTCATCAACTTCTCAATTCCCTCCTCCCAACTCTTCTGCAAGCCTGCCTGGACTTTTTATACTCCATGTATTTCTTTGGTCAGCTCTGCCTGCTGGCCTGAGGCTGACAGAGGCAGAAAGTGCTGATGAAATGAGCCCCTCACAGTGAAAGAACCTGCATGCATACCATCATATTAAGTGACTAAgctaggctcagaaagacaaatcctGCATGATTCCTCAGATGCACAGAAGGTAGCTATAAGGCAAGTAAATTGACATGACCACACATGTGGAACGATTTGATGGATCTGGTGAGAgataaggagagaagaaaagaagacaagagggTGGGGAGAATGTGATAGAATTACTTTGAAGTCAGGATGAATAAGTGATAGTGAAAATCATTTAATAAATTACAAGAGCGGTTTTGAAAAGGTCATGGAAGGAGCAGGGATAAGACAGGTATAAGAAAGTATGATTGAAATACATTAAAGCATGGAAAAATCAAATAAGATAATAGAAAGTAGGCAAAATGaaggattttaaaaaagagagagaacaaaagaaatgagattttcatctccCCTTTCTATCCATCCTAATCCCAAATCCTAATGATATATATTTAGTAAGCCATTTTTCTGTCAGCTTCCAAAGTGCAAGCCAGATCTACCTAACTTCTGCAAGCATGGGGGAGAATTCAGCAATGTCGACCACCACATTGGAGACTCACATGATGAGGTGGATTTTCATCCTTTTCCACAGATACAGGGGGACATCATGCTCAAAGGCCATGTAAATTCAGGTGAGTCTTAGGGATATGAGAATATCCAGCATGTGGAAATGGGAGAAATGGACTCAGACTACCTTCTAGGTTGCCCTGTCTAGGGAGTAACACTCCCAACAGGACACGGGATGTGGGCATGGCTGATCTCAGGCAACCATGTTGTTTTGCAGATGGGGATTGTACAGAGGAATGATTTGTAACAGTGCTAAAACTCCAGAGCAGAAATAGACTATCAGCATAACAATCTTTTCTAGCATCCAAAGAAGATCCAAAGTCCCACAGGGCACAGTGGTAGCTGGGGTGACATTTGGGGACAAGGGAAAGCAAGAGGCCCAGATAGGGCTGGAATTGCTGATCAGAGCAGTTCCAAGTTTCTGCCCACAAACAGAGATGAGCCTTATTTTGAGAGTCTGCCAGGCCATTCCTGCCTCACAGGGAAATTAGAAAGCTGGAATTTTGTGTCTTTTTCAGATGACCGGGAACAACCTATGTATTACCATGATAAGGAAACGCCACTACAAGCATCTGGAGAACAAGGCTGTTCCCAGGTAATGCCTTTAGTCTGTATGAATGTTGTCCCCAGGTATATGGTCAGCTTCATGTCTGGGACAATTTGTTTTACATGCAATTTCCCATCACACACTCCATGCAGGAAAAAATCATTCTCTGTATTGAAGGTTCTATGTGGATTATGCCACAGTGCTGTGGGATATGGGGAGTCTCTAAAGCATAGGAATGGGTGAGAGGATGATGGGAGAAGgctcatttttattctcttttctcctgGGCTAGTGTCTGATGGTACACGGTGATATAGAGAAGCTCAAGGAACAACTAGGTATGATGGATTCTGGGGCAGAGGCAAAGCTGGGAGCAGAAAGACTTGAGTGTTGGGGAGCAAGTAACTGGGGGAAGCTCATGAAGTACAGGCAGCATTAGAGGGCAAGACATTCCCCTGGGAGGAGAAAACAGGCAAGCCAAGCCTTCAGCCTTCTGTGAGTTGACTGCTGAAGCATACTCAAACTGCAGCGCATTTTCTAAATGTGGCTTAGGTTCTGCCAGCCAGTACC from Perognathus longimembris pacificus isolate PPM17 chromosome 28, ASM2315922v1, whole genome shotgun sequence includes:
- the LOC125343068 gene encoding uncharacterized protein CXorf49 homolog; this encodes MFSQKDQRSSSDTDSECSRRPRTRRSRRQNCRSQVYSDSPKESESKTGSSDDEDEDIFYSMPGNLLPSSPQEPKTIKEKQRVLEETSCKIKQSVTRECPEAVSAAGDMPRGNLTKNIAMEKKLPEGPLRVTLGRNTPSWRQIMKTPPLEAAALPPILGIPPCGGSKATSTLHPGPKQYKQGNTLKRFGAWKRRKSYPVAREVDEGNRDPGQQVQIQGDIMLKGHVNSDDREQPMYYHDKETPLQASGEQGCSQCLMVHGDIEKLKEQLAAIQSLTEKFQSLGI